A section of the Gallus gallus isolate bGalGal1 chromosome 4, bGalGal1.mat.broiler.GRCg7b, whole genome shotgun sequence genome encodes:
- the LRRTM1 gene encoding leucine-rich repeat transmembrane neuronal protein 1, with product MDFLLIGLCLNWLLRKPPGLILCTLGIFSKMLPAVNSGCPQLCRCEGRLLYCESLNLTEMPRNLSGMMGLSLRYNSLSELHDGQFTGLMQLTWLYLDHNHICSVEGNAFQKLRRVKELTLSSNKITQLPNNTFRPMPNLRSVDLSYNNLQSLEPDLFHGLRKLTTLHMRSNAIKFVPVRIFQDCRSLKFLDIGYNQLKSLARNSFAGLFKLTELHLEHNDLVKVNLAHFPRLISLHSLCLRRNKVTIVVNTLDWIWQLEKLDLSGNEIEYIEPHVFESVPHLKSLQLDSNRLTYIDSRILDSWKSLTSISLSANTWDCGRNVCALASWLSSFKGRYDSNLLCATPEYAQGEDVLDAVYAFHLCEDTVDPTSVNTLSPMINNSDQMFGYGSAAATAYAPEADEEPTTYAITVTLPGEGAENAVQIHKVVTGTMALIFSFLIVVLVLYVSWKCFPASIRQLRQCFVTQRRKQKQKQTMHQMAAMSAQEYYVDYKPNHIEGALVIINEYGSCSCHQQPARECEV from the coding sequence ATGGATTTCCTTCTTATCGGTCTCTGTTTAAACTGGCTGCTGAGGAAGCCCCCGGGGTTGATATTGTGTACGCTGGGTATCTTTTCTAAAATGCTTCCAGCCGTGAATAGTGGGTGTCCACAGCTATGTCGGTGTGAGGGCAGGCTTTTGTACTGTGAATCACTGAATCTCACAGAGATGCCTCGCAACCTGTCGGGCATGATGGGCTTGTCTCTGCGGTACAACAGCCTTTCAGAGCTGCATGACGGACAGTTCACAGGGTTAATGCAGCTCACGTGGCTCTATCTGGATCACAATCACATTTGCTCAGTGGAGGGGAATGCCTTTCAAAAATTGCGGCGAGTTAAGGAGCTCACCCTGAGTTCCAACAAAATCACCCAACTGCCCAACAACACGTTCCGACCCATGCCAAACTTGCGCAGTGTGGATTTATCGTACAACAACCTGCAGTCGCTGGAGCCCGACCTGTTTCACGGGCTGAGAAAACTCACGACTTTGCACATGCGGTCAAACGCCATCAAGTTTGTGCCAGTGAGAATTTTTCAGGACTGTCGTAGCCTGAAGTTCCTAGACATAGGATACAATCAGTTAAAGAGCCTGGCTCGAAACTCTTTTGCGGGCTTGTTTAAGCTCACCGAGCTGCACCTCGAGCACAATGACTTGGTGAAGGTGAATTTAGCCCACTTCCCCAGGCTCATCTCCCTGCACTCGCTCTGCTTGCGACGGAATAAAGTCACCATCGTCGTCAACACTTTGGACTGGATATGGCAACTGGAAAAACTCGATCTCTCTGGCAACGAAATCGAGTACATCGAACCTCACGTCTTCGAAAGCGTGCCTCACCTCAAGTCCCTGCAGCTGGACTCCAACCGGCTGACCTACATCGACTCGCGCATCCTGGACTCCTGGAAGTCTCTCACGAGCATCAGCCTGTCGGCCAACACCTGGGACTGCGGCCGCAACGTCTGTGCCCTGGCCTCATGGCTGAGCAGCTTCAAGGGCCGCTACGACAGCAACCTGCTCTGTGCTACCCCCGAGTACGCGCAGGGTGAGGACGTTTTGGATGCGGTCTATGCTTTCCACCTGTGCGAGGACACGGTTGACCCCACCAGTGTCAACACTCTGTCCCCCATGATCAACAACAGCGACCAAATGTTTGGCTATGGCTCGGCTGCTGCCACGGCCTACGCGCCAGAGGCCGATGAGGAGCCAACAACGTATGCCATCACCGTGACGCTGCCCGGCGAAGGCGCGGAGAACGCCGTGCAGATTCACAAGGTGGTGACAGGGACCATGGCACTGATTTTTAGCTTCCTCATCGTGGTTTTAGTGTTGTATGTCTCCTGGAAGTGCTTTCCAGCCAGCATAAGGCAGCTAAGACAGTGCTTTGTAACACAGCgcaggaagcagaagcagaaacagaCCATGCATCAAATGGCTGCCATGTCAGCCCAGGAGTATTATGTTGATTACAAACCCAACCACATCGAGGGAGCCCTGGTGATCATTAACGAGTACGGATCTTGCTcctgccaccagcagccagcGAGGGAGTGCGAGGTGTGA